The DNA segment GAGTTCGCTCAGCGGCGTCTCCAGCGGGAACCGGCCCGCGTCCACGCCCGCATCGCCGAGCGCGTGCAGCGCGACCCCTTCGAGGTCGAGGTACCGCTTGATCTCGTCGTTGCGGCGGACCGCCTCACGGTGGGTGTCGCCGATCACGAACGACAGCCCCTGCGCGAACGTGATGTCCGCGGGATCGCGACCGTTCTCGACGGCCAGCGCCCTGGTCTCGGACGTCAGGGCATGCGCCGCAGCGGGATTCGGGCTGCTGATGTACACCCCTTCGGCGTTGCGCGCGGAGAACAGCTGCCCGGCCGGTGAGGCGCCTGCCTGGAACAGCACCGGCGTGCGTTGCGGCGACGGCGAGGTGAAGTGCGGACCCTCCACCCGGTAGCGCTTGCCGACGTGGTTGATGCGATGGATCTTGGCCGGGTCGGAGTGCACGCCGCGGGCCTTGTCCTGCACGAGTGCGCTCTCGTCCCATGAGCCCTCCCACAGCTTGAAGACGACATCGAGGTACTCGTAGGCCCATTCGTAGCGTTCGTCGTGGCCGAGAGTGCCGTCATGGCCGAAGCTGCGGAACATGTTCTCGTTGAAGCTGGTCACGATGTTCCACCCGAGCCGGCCCTCGGTGTAGTGGTCCAGCGAGGACATCCGCCGCGCGAAATTGAACGGATGGTCCTGAACGATGGAGCTGGTGAAGACGATGCCCAGCGTTTCGGTCACCGTGGCCAGCGCCGAGGCGAGCACCGACGGATCGTTGACCGGCACCTGGATCCCGCCCTCGACGGCCTTGCGCCAGTTGCCGTTCCACGGCGCCCGCAATCCGAACACGTCGGCGAAGAACAACAGGTCGTACCCGGCCTTCTCGACGGTCGTGGCCAGAGAGGTCCAGTGCCGTAGTGAGTTGAACTCGTGGTTGTGGGCACTCGGATCGCGCCACAGTCCGTGCAGGACGTGCGATGCGGTGTTCATCACGAACGCCGAGAAGTAGAGCGGCTTGCTCATGAGATCGGTCCCAGGGTGTCGCGGATCAGCTTGTTGTCGGTGGTCTCGAGGAACTCGGCGATCTTCGGGTCCTTGAAGGTCGCGATCAGTTTCTGCACGTTGGGATCGTCGAGGTGGCGGTTGCTGACCACCAGTCCGCCCTCGCTGCCCGCGGGTGCGGGATGGCGGGCCAGGATCTGCTCCTCGGTCAGCCCGGCGGCGTACACGTCGGAGATGTGCACGACGACCGCGTCGACGTCGGCGAGGCTGCGGGCGAGCTGGCCGATCGGCACCTGCACGAACCGGTAGTTCTTGGGATTCGTCGCGATGTCCCCGAGCTGCGGCAGCCCGGCCACCGTGTCCTTACCGGGTTTCAGCGTGATCTGGCCGGCCTCGGCCAGGTCGAGCAGCGCGATGGCCTGTCCGGCTGGGTCGTCGCGCAGCGCGATCCGCGCGCCGTCGGGCAGCTGCTCCCAGCTGCG comes from the Mycolicibacterium litorale genome and includes:
- a CDS encoding LLM class flavin-dependent oxidoreductase, with the protein product MSKPLYFSAFVMNTASHVLHGLWRDPSAHNHEFNSLRHWTSLATTVEKAGYDLLFFADVFGLRAPWNGNWRKAVEGGIQVPVNDPSVLASALATVTETLGIVFTSSIVQDHPFNFARRMSSLDHYTEGRLGWNIVTSFNENMFRSFGHDGTLGHDERYEWAYEYLDVVFKLWEGSWDESALVQDKARGVHSDPAKIHRINHVGKRYRVEGPHFTSPSPQRTPVLFQAGASPAGQLFSARNAEGVYISSPNPAAAHALTSETRALAVENGRDPADITFAQGLSFVIGDTHREAVRRNDEIKRYLDLEGVALHALGDAGVDAGRFPLETPLSELGEFTGVQGFARWAAEASGNAEPTIRDLAWVLEGANRVVGTAEEIADLLEEWREAGVDGINVYHATVPGTFTEVADRLFPTLRERGLIATDKSGTLRHKLLGRGDRLPDNHPAAAYRGAFGDNTLLDPADEPVSAAR
- a CDS encoding MetQ/NlpA family ABC transporter substrate-binding protein — its product is MTSHTSSPAGPGIDLEIKKRRRWPWIAGAIVAVAAVTGGIVYANVSNEDKPFGPNLKVATWSTDIAAENLLGYIADNIAPSHGITIEPVQIDNLIEINRAVDAGNVAGNFFEHQPFLNDAIAANGFELTLAAPTFTWDQATYSDRYRSWEQLPDGARIALRDDPAGQAIALLDLAEAGQITLKPGKDTVAGLPQLGDIATNPKNYRFVQVPIGQLARSLADVDAVVVHISDVYAAGLTEEQILARHPAPAGSEGGLVVSNRHLDDPNVQKLIATFKDPKIAEFLETTDNKLIRDTLGPIS